ATTGGAGTCAAAGGAATTGGATTGATTATATTTACATTATTTAGCACCTTTGGCTTTACCTGTTGGTTGGGAAGACAATTAGGAGTTAGCAAGAGCTTAACCTATTTGATCGCCTCAGGGACTTCTATTTGTGGAGCTTCCGCCGTAATAGCCACCAGTAGCACTACTCAAAGTTCCGATCGCGATACCACCTATGCCGTAGCGATCGTCACCATATTTGGAACCTTATCTATGTTCCTTTATCCATTATTACCAACTTTGCTCAGTTTGACTCCTGAGACCTTTGGGATTTGGTGCGGAGCTTCGATTCATGAGGTAGCACAGGTCTTGGCGGCAGCTTATCAAGTAAGTCCAATTAGTGGCGAATTAGCGAGTATTACTAAATTATCACGAGTATTGTGGTTAGCACCTGTTATTTTAGGCATTAACTATCTATATTCCCAGCGTAAGCAAAACTATAGCCATCAAGCACCCACAGCGATCGCCATTCCTTGGTTTATCTTTTACTTCATTTTATTGATTATCCTCAATAGTCTAAATATTTTCCCAACTGAGTTTAAAAGTGCGATCGGGCAAATCAATAAGTTCTTGTTGACGATCTCAATGGCAGCAATGGGTTTAGAAACAAAGTTACAACAGCTTCGTGAAACTGGACTTAAACCTTTATATTTAGGTGCAGGTTCTTGGTTGTTTATCTCTACAGTGA
This sequence is a window from Pseudanabaena sp. ABRG5-3. Protein-coding genes within it:
- a CDS encoding YeiH family protein, whose product is MNISSPSQVWRWVSQQSYGLYLTVALAGTAYLLRNLPIFDLFSSLIIAIVLGILFRNIIGMPSYCQMGVTFSMKRILRFAIILLGMQLSLVQVLAIGVKGIGLIIFTLFSTFGFTCWLGRQLGVSKSLTYLIASGTSICGASAVIATSSTTQSSDRDTTYAVAIVTIFGTLSMFLYPLLPTLLSLTPETFGIWCGASIHEVAQVLAAAYQVSPISGELASITKLSRVLWLAPVILGINYLYSQRKQNYSHQAPTAIAIPWFIFYFILLIILNSLNIFPTEFKSAIGQINKFLLTISMAAMGLETKLQQLRETGLKPLYLGAGSWLFISTVSYGLVKMFY